The Papaver somniferum cultivar HN1 chromosome 3, ASM357369v1, whole genome shotgun sequence genome includes a region encoding these proteins:
- the LOC113360033 gene encoding uncharacterized protein LOC113360033, which produces MLVFAWNCWGLGNDPTVQTLKSFLRSSKPDIVFLSETKLSEASPHSILNRFGTNRSQFWQSLSVYSQHVSGPKCFIGDFTALSSVREKFGGDQSLNTTITQFNSFIHENHLLDLGFSGPAYTWCNGRQFQSLIRERLDRVIATPDWYLMFEKSGVLHLPRISSDHSPILLNTCRNIERNPPSYRFKAYWCTHPDFLKVVLESWNINLSADLISKLTSLGKFLKNWSKNKIGCIRNKIRKLKKRLLHLQSLPPNPNVIRQEKATTSQLNDYIIMEATYWEQIMKQDIAEELIIFFETLFQEDINIQPPSHLQVSSYSMGTEENYSLSTIPSGEEIWKIIKNMNSLGSPGPDGFPVLFYRKGWTIVGEDTTQFIQQIFNTGEIQTKILAVRLSPFLSHFISWSRNAFVKYRQIIDNVVIAKELFHSMNKSKSKQGFFALILDMSKAYDRVSWSFLSFMLHQMGIHAHSHNLITSCFTSPTFSILLNGAPINVHAPTISHLMFVDDLFFFGNNSESNVDHLKHILDTYSSFSGQIINYTKSSIHFSKGTSTSNRWISIQKLGVREMEKDEKYLGTYPLKSDCSIETFEPLNSKFDSKLAGWRNFFVILAGRIVLSKSVLSTVPNYTMGTCILPKGITKELSRTQRAFWWGHDINTRKAHFIKWDKVERPKQDGGLGI; this is translated from the exons ATGTTAGTCTTTGCATGGAACTGTTGGGGGTTAGGGAATGACCCAACAGTTCAAACTCTGAAATCTTTCCTAAGGAGCTCTAAACCTGATATTGTTTTTCTCTCAGAAACAAAGTTATCTGAAGCTTCTCCTCATTCCATTCTTAATAGATTTGG AACAAATAGAAGTCAATTTTGGCAAAGCTTATCGGTTTATTCTCAACATGTATCTGGACCTAAATGCTTTATTGGAGACTTTACTGCTCTCTCTTCTGTTAGAGAAAAATTTGGAGGTGATCAATCTTTAAACACAACAATAACCCAATTTAACAGCTTCATTCATGAAAATCATCTGTTGGATTTGGGTTTCTCTGGTCCCGCTTATACCTGGTGTAACGGCAGGCAGTTTCAAAGCCTAATAAGAGAGAGACTCGACAGAGTCATTGCAACTCCAGATTGGTATTTAATGTTTGAGAAATCTGGTGTTCTTCATCTGCCGAGAATCTCAAGTGATCACTCACCTATTCTTCTCAACACTTGTAGAAACATAGAAAGAAATCCACCTTCCTACAGATTTAAAGCATACTGGTGTACACATCCTGATTTTCTCAAAGTTGTTTTGGAAAGCTGGAATATCAATCTCTCTGCAGACTTGATATCGAAACTTACTTCTCTTGGAAAATTCCTCAAAAACTGGAGTAAAAATAAGATAGGATGTATAAGAAATAAAATCAGGAAACTCAAGAAAAGATTACTTCATCTCCAATCATTACCTCCTAACCCTAATGTTATTCGTCAAGAAAAAGCTACAACATCTCAATTGAATGATTACATCATTATGGAGGCTACTTATTGGGAACAAATAATGAAGCAG GATATTGCTGAGGAACTTATTATATTCTTTGAAACATTGTTCCAAGAAGACATAAACATTCAACCTCCTTCACATTTACAAGTTTCTTCTTATTCTATGGGTACTGAAGAAAATTATTCCTTATCTACTATCCCTTCCGGTGAAGAAATTTGGAAAATTATCAAGAATATGAATTCTTTAGGCTCTCCGGGGCCAGATGGATTCCCTGTTCTTTTCTATAGAAAAGGTTGGACAATTGTAGGAGAAGACACTACTCAGTTCATTCAGCAGATTTTTAACACAGGGGAGATCCAAA CTAAAATTCTAGCTGTCAGACTTAGTCCTTTTTTGAGTCACTTTATCTCTTGGTCTCGGAATGCATTTGTTAAGTATAGGCAGATAATTGATAATGTTGTTATCGCAAAAGAGTTATTTCATTCTATGAATAAGTCTAAATCTAAACAAGGATTCTTTGCTCTTATATTGGACATGTCAAAGGCATATGATCGTGTCTCTTGGTCTTTCTTGAGTTTTATGCTTCATCAAATGGGTATACATGCGCATTCTCACAATTTGATTACGAGCTGTTTTACTTCTCCTACTTTTTCTATTCTTTTGAATGGTGCTCC GATCAATGTTCATGCTCCAACAATAAGTCATCTAATGTTCGTTGATGACTTATTCTTCTTTGGAAACAATTCTGAATCAAATGTGGATCATCTTAAGCATATTTTGGATACTTATTCTTCGTTCTCAGGGCAGATAATAAATTATACGAAGTCTTCTATTCATTTCAGCAAAGGTACTTCTACTTCTAATAGATGGatttcaatccagaaattaggtGTCAGGGAAAtggaaaaagatgaaaaatatttAGGCACATACCCTTTGAAATCAGATTGTAGTATTGAAACCTTTGAACCTTTGAATTCAAAATTTGATTCCAAGTTAGCAGGTTGGAGGAATTTCTTCGTCATCCTAGCAGGAAGAATTGTTCTATCAAAAAGTGTTCTATCAACAGTACCAAATTATACTATGGGTACTTGCATTCTTCCTAAGGGAATCACTAAAGAGCTTTCTCGTACTCAAAGGGCCTTCTGGTGGGGTCATGATATAAATACTAGAAAAGCTCACTTTATTAAATGGGATAAAGTGGAAAGACCTAAACAAGATGGTGGATTAGGCATTTGA